In the genome of Aphelocoma coerulescens isolate FSJ_1873_10779 unplaced genomic scaffold, UR_Acoe_1.0 HiC_scaffold_87, whole genome shotgun sequence, one region contains:
- the LOC138102580 gene encoding uncharacterized protein, whose translation MFTTSGLPGVSSEEPGTCKFPLKRELVIPLVRMDLKRHPELMVPLVPVDHPRTSVALPQKRSCTSSEQHTPAYSPSATPGSSAPSAPAGSAGWAAWTASSWAWNSPGDEELPPLDLDLVLKTLEEMLSPSLPERSPFAQDNRSVAPESSGREAGNRAAAEGALPGAMSCRKRSLEPEEPDIHLIYLSRRAALRGRKGPRESL comes from the exons ATGTTTACCACCTCTGGACTTCCTGGGGTCTCATCTGAGGAACCAGGCACATGCAAATTTCCACTCAAGCGTGAGCTCGTCATTCCACTGGTTCGCATGGACCTTAAACGCCACCCTGAGCTCATGGTTCCACTGGTGCCTGTAGACCATCCGAGAACTTCCGTGGCCCTTCCGCAGAAGCGCAGCTGCACATCTTCAGAGCAGCACACCCCAGCCTACAGCCCATCAG CCACGCCAGGCAGTTCAGCccccagtgctccagctggcagtgctggttgGGCAGCGTGGACGGCCTCCAGCTGGGCTTGGAATAGTCCTGGGGACGAGGAATTGCCACCCCTGGATCTAGACCTTGTTCTTAAGACACTGGAGGAGAtgctgtcaccatccctgcctGAAAGGTCTCCCTTTGCTCAG gACAATCGTAGTGTTGCCCCTGAGTCTTCAGGAAGGGAGGCCGggaacagggctgcagcagagggagctttGCCTGGCGCCATGAGCTGCAGAAAGAGGTCCCTGGAGCCCGAGGAGCCTG ATATCCATCTGATCTACCTCTCCAGGAGGGCTGCCTTGCGTGGGAGGAAGGGACCGAGGGAGAGCCTGTGA